The DNA sequence GAGCCTATTTTACTTTCGTCTTCATAGAACATATATAGTTCATAATTTTTAATAGCTTCGTCATATAGTCCTTCTTTTTCATAAAAGTCTCCTAATTTAAGAGCTCTCTCTTTTTTTCCTTCTTTTTTATTTTCATCTAATTCCTCTTTAATTATTATCATTATAAACACCCCTATTTTAGGATTAGAATTTTTTTAAAGCCTCATCTTCTGATTTGTATATCTCAAAAATTTCATTTAACCCAACCATTTCAAATATTGTTGCAATATGAGAATTAAGATTTATAATTTTTATATCTCCTCCTGCATCTCTAACTTCTCTAACTCTTCCTCTTAAAATCCCCATTGCAAGACTATTAATATGAACTAATCCCTCAAAATCAATTATAAAATTATTTTTTCCAGCCTTACTGAATTCAATTAATTTATCTTTTAACTTTGGGGCAACTAAAGCATCTAATTCACCTATTACTCTTACTATAACAACACCATTTTTCTCTTCTGTTTTTAATTCGAAATTTGCTAACATACTATTCTCTCCTCTCTATTTACCTTTTTTAATATTTTTATTTTTGTTCCTTGCTCTTTTCTTGAAATTGCAAAA is a window from the Haliovirga abyssi genome containing:
- a CDS encoding STAS domain-containing protein: MLANFELKTEEKNGVVIVRVIGELDALVAPKLKDKLIEFSKAGKNNFIIDFEGLVHINSLAMGILRGRVREVRDAGGDIKIINLNSHIATIFEMVGLNEIFEIYKSEDEALKKF